One window of the Rosa rugosa chromosome 3, drRosRugo1.1, whole genome shotgun sequence genome contains the following:
- the LOC133738915 gene encoding uncharacterized protein LOC133738915, which produces MNKWHQCLERSERRDQSGANLQDIQRQAKSFYRDDSGGQPFKFGNCYNLCKDWVTFQDLPQEQFGPTSVQRNTSISLEEDEDSPTSSQTRIPRPMGRNAARKMRQKGKEAEVKAIGEEMVAGMREMAAQMKEAEEERKRREKKGRIKERLLG; this is translated from the exons ATGAACAAATGGCACCAATGTCTCGAGCGTTCCGAAAGGAGGGATCAAAGCGGAGCTAATCTCCAAGATATa CAACGGCAAGCCAAGAGTTTCTATAGGGACGACTCCGGAGGACAACCATTTAAGTTTGGTAATTGTTATAATTTGTGCAAAGATTGGGTGACGTTTCAAGATCTACCTCAAGAACAATTTGGTCCAACATCGGTTCAACGAAACACCTCAATTTCTTtggaggaggatgaggattCTCCTACTTCATCTCAAACGCGAATTCCTAGGCCTATGGGAAGAAATGCAGCAAGAAAAATGAGACAAAAGGGTAAAGAGGCGGAAGTCAAAGCCATTGGAGAAGAAATGGTTGCCGGAATGAGAGAAATGGCGGCACAAATGAAAGAGGCGGAAGAGGaaaggaagagaagagagaagaaagggaGGATCAAAGAGAGGTTGCTAGGTTAG
- the LOC133738913 gene encoding F-box/kelch-repeat protein At3g06240-like: protein MAKSCILSEEMVTTQIVSRLPPKSLMRFKCVCKLWYKVIGSPSFLTMHLSNSMHNKFSSFISIVFKRTILKDNNLTEEEIYHVLRDSSDRKQVLLSLLNLCNNTVGDGPHLQSVVEDFTVPPPMGLAFTLQIVGHCDGIICLSTHAGSDRAALCNPSIKEFKFLPKSCLIHPPNVAYVYHVGFGYDSKAKDYKLVRIALSISYGEHPTRGEIYSLGSNSWREIKTDFRTRVYSTPGSGLYFKGNYYWYAFKQEEPEYHKEFILSFDMSDELFHHTSVPDSFHVTDGCYRSLVVLRESIALLSYEAGYGVPKTFEVWGTEGFGAGKDVWTKYVTIGPLEGIEIPLVFWKSDELLVVTNNASAVSYNLCTQTSKYLPINGAEASDIKAVVYVNSIVSVNRRQ from the coding sequence ATGGCAAAGTCTTGTATATTGTCTGAAGAGATGGTGACGACACAGATAGTGTCAAGATTGCCTCCCAAGTCTTTGATGAGATTCAAATGCGTCTGTAAATTGTGGTACAAGGTAATCGGTAGTCCTAGCTTTCTGACCATGCACCTGTCCAATTCCATGCACAACAAATTTTCTTCATTCATTTCCATTGTTTTCAAGCGTACCATACTCAAGGACAACAACCTtacagaagaagaaatatatcaTGTCCTCAGGGACAGCAGTGATAGGAAGCAAGTTTTACTGTCATTACTCAATCTTTGCAACAATACTGTTGGTGATGGTCCACACCTTCAATCTGTTGTTGAAGACTTTACTGTTCCACCTCCTATGGGTCTAGCTTTTACTCTGCAGATCGTTGGTCATTGCGATGGGATCATTTGTCTAAGCACCCACGCCGGTAGTGATCGTGCTGCATTATGCAATCCATCAATCAAGGAATTCAAATTTCTTCCCAAGTCTTGTCTCATCCATCCGCCGAATGTAGCATATGTTTATCATGTTGGATTTGGATACGACTCTAAAGCGAAAGATTACAAGCTTGTTAGAATTGCATTGTCTATTTCGTATGGTGAACATCCTACTAGAGGAGAAATATACAGCTTGGGTTCTAATTCCTGGAGAGAAATCAAAACTGATTTCAGAACTAGAGTTTACAGTACACCTGGTTCAGGTCTGTACTTCAAGGGAAATTATTATTGGTATGCATTTAAGCAAGAAGAACCAGAATATCACAAGGAATTCATCCTTTCATTTGATATGAGTGACGAGTTATTTCATCATACATCAGTTCCAGATAGTTTCCATGTCACAGATGGATGTTACAGGAGCCTCGTAGTGTTGAGAGAATCCATTGCTCTTTTGTCCTACGAAGCAGGATATGGAGTTCCTAAAACTTTTGAAGTATGGGGAACGGAAGGTTTTGGTGCTGGTAAGGATGTTTGGACTAAATACGTCACCATCGGACCTCTAGAAGGCATTGAGATTCCATTGGTATTTTGGAAGAGTGACGAGCTTCTTGTGGTTACCAATAATGCAAGTGCAGTCTCCTACAATCTTTGCACCCAAACATCCAAGTATCTTCCCATTAATGGTGCCGAAGCATCTGATATAAAAGCTGTTGTTTATGTGAATAGTATTGTTTCCGTCAACCGAAGACAATAA
- the LOC133738302 gene encoding probable N-acetyl-gamma-glutamyl-phosphate reductase, chloroplastic yields MSSATLSPNFLQTGCQWKDGVKNLECNKRNAGKVFVKCSVNSKTQKAEKEVRLGVLGASGYTGSEIVRLLANHPHFGITLMTADRKAGQSIASVFPHLISQNLPRMVAIKDADFSDVDAVFCCLPHGTTQEIIKGLPKSLKIVDLSADFRLQDISEYEEWYGQAHRAPDLQKEAVYGLTEILREEIKSARLVANPGCYPTSIQLPLVPLFKANLIQSKSIIIDSKSGVSGAGRGAKEANLYTEIAEGIYSYGITRHRHVPEIEQGLSSAADSKVTVSFTPHLMPMSRGMQSTIYVEMAPGVEIKDLRQQLRLSYEDEEFVVLLEEGVVPRTHNTRGSNYCFINVFPDRIPGRAIIISVIDNLVKGASGQALQNLNVMMGFPESTGLLYQPLFP; encoded by the exons ATGAGCTCTGCAACTCTCAGCCCCAATTTTCTCCAAACTGGGTGCCAATGGAAG GATGGAGTGAAGAATTTAGAGTGTAATAAGCGAAATGCAGGGAAGGTGTTTGTGAAATGTTCTGTGAATTCAAAAACGCAGAAAGCAGAAAAGGAAGTTCGCCTTGGTGTTCTTGGAGCCAGTGGCTACACTGGTTCTGAG ATTGTTCGGCTGCTGGCAAATCATCCTCACTTTGGCATTACCTTAATGACTGCTGATAGAAAAGCTGGACAGTCAATTGCATCGGTGTTTCCTCATCTAATTTCCCAA AATCTGCCAAGGATGGTTGCTATCAAGGATGCCGATTTTTCTGATGTGGATGCAGTATTTTGTTGTTTACCACATGGAACAACACAG GAAATTATCAAAGGCCTTCCAAAGAGTTTAAAGATTGTTGATCTGTCTGCT GACTTCCGTCTACAAGATATATCTGAGTATGAAGAATGGTATGGTCAGGCACATAGAGCGCCGGATTTGCAG AAAGAAGCTGTGTATGGTTTGACAGAGATTTTGAGGGAGGAGATTAAAAGTGCGCGTCTAGTTGCTAACCCCGGCTGTTATCCGACTTCTATTCAGCTTCCCCTTGTTCCATTGTTTAAG GCTAATCTCATTCAATCTAAAAGTATTATTATCGACTCAAAATCTGGTGTTAGTGGAGCAG GACGTGGTGCCAAGGAGGCTAATTTGTACACTGAAATAGCTGAAGGCATATATTCTTATGGCATTACCCGTCATCGTCATG TTCCGGAAATCGAGCAGGGACTATCTAGTGCTGCCGATTCAAAAGTAACCGTTAGTTTTACTCCACATCTAATGCCAATG AGCCGTGGTATGCAGTCAACTATTTATGTGGAAATGGCTCCAGGGGTAGAAATCAAGGACTTGCGGCAACAGTTGAGGTTATCCTATGAG GATGAAGAATTTGTAGTTTTGTTGGAGGAAGGTGTTGTTCCTCGCACGCATAATACTCGAGGTTCTAATTATTGTTTCATCAATGTCTTTCCTGATCGAATCCCCGGAAGAGCAATAATAATTTCAGTT ATCGATAATCTTGTCAAGGGAGCTTCAGGTCAGGCTCTACAGAATCTTAATGTGATGATGGGATTTCCAGAGAGCACAGGGCTTCTTTATCAGCCATTGTTTCCTTAA
- the LOC133737236 gene encoding uncharacterized protein LOC133737236 yields the protein MGSINLHPGILRLIQWTPSFSPATYKNTFAQVWVRFWDLGFAYWETQTLFEIASGIGMPVKLDPRTANRSIGLYARILIDVDLSKPPIEKLQIRRASGEIISVGVEYETCPTFCDVCCTVGHPASKCRSKVPSDQSPARGRSVTRTRTARRRQPKRESGMRREQSNETPSSLVAAHTDIAQPTLIIPEIDTSLAVQVHAKNALMVQDSSSIASVPPGFSKLDGTPEVGTCRNELETTDDVTSIRNQEVNANDVIPIRKPEVLLDEALEEGEFTPVVTKKAKKLQKRSEKVKVKPKPGLRARVQKSAKHFNC from the coding sequence ATGGGCTCAATCAATCTGCATCCTGGGATTTTACGTTTGATCCAATGGACTCCTAGTTTCTCCCCAGCCACCTACAAGAACACCTTTGCACAGGTCTGGGTTCGTTTCTGGGATCTTGGCTTTGCTTATTGGGAGACCCAGACGCTATTTGAGATCGCCAGTGGTATTGGCATGCCAGTGAAACTTGACCCCAGAACAGCTAATCGTTCCATTGGTCTCTATGCGAGAATATTGATTGATGTGGATCTCTCTAAGCCTCCCATTGAGAAGCTCCAGATCAGAAGAGCAAGTGGTGAGATTATTTCTGTAGGGGTGGAGTATGAAACTTGCCCAACCTTCTGTGACGTTTGCTGCACTGTTGGACATCCTGCCTCAAAATGCAGGTCTAAGGTTCCTTCGGACCAGTCACCGGCTCGGGGCAGAAGCGTAACTCGCACACGTACAGCTCGTCGCAGGCAGCCCAAGAGAGAGTCAGGGATGAGAAGGGAGCAGTCCAATGAGACACCAAGTAGTTTGGTTGCCGCTCACACTGATATTGCTCAGCCAACGTTGATTATCCCAGAAATTGATACTTCTCTAGCGGTGCAAGTCCATGCAAAGAATGCTCTTATGGTTCAGGACAGCTCTTCTATCGCCAGTGTCCCGCCGGGTTTTAGCAAGTTGGATGGTACTCCAGAAGTGGGAACCTGCAGAAATGAACTTGAAACTACAGATGATGTGACTTCTATTAGAAACCAAGAAGTCAATGCAAATGATGTGATCCCCATTAGAAAACCAGAAGTATTGTTGGATGAGGCTTTGGAGGAGGGAGAGTTCACGCCTGTggtaacaaagaaagcaaagaaGCTTCAAAAAAGGTCTGAGAAGGTCAAAGTTAAACCCAAACCTGGGTTGCGCGCTCGAGTCCAGAAGAGCGCAAAACACTTTAATTGTTAA